From a single Cyclobacterium marinum DSM 745 genomic region:
- a CDS encoding peroxiredoxin, which produces MGLRKGQKAPDFTLPSTSGSDFKLSRDFFGKACVIYFYPKDFTGGCTAQACEFRDQFEEFRDLDLPIIGISRDDMETHLRFKKSNNLPFELLSDTSGEVCKKYDALVPIIGIPKRVTYLLDKGHVIQDEFQDMFNAKAHIQKMLENY; this is translated from the coding sequence ATGGGATTAAGAAAAGGGCAAAAAGCACCGGACTTCACATTACCTTCTACTTCAGGTTCTGATTTTAAACTTTCAAGAGATTTTTTTGGTAAAGCTTGTGTAATATATTTTTATCCAAAAGATTTCACCGGAGGATGTACCGCCCAGGCCTGTGAATTTAGAGATCAATTTGAAGAATTCAGGGATTTGGATCTACCGATTATTGGGATCAGCAGAGATGATATGGAAACCCATCTTCGTTTCAAGAAATCAAATAATTTACCATTTGAATTACTTTCTGACACTTCAGGAGAGGTATGTAAAAAATACGATGCCTTAGTACCAATCATAGGCATACCAAAAAGAGTAACCTATCTGCTTGATAAAGGACACGTCATTCAAGATGAGTTTCAAGACATGTTCAATGCAAAAGCCCACATCCAAAAGATGCTTGAAAATTACTAA
- a CDS encoding Gfo/Idh/MocA family protein: MNSRRKFIHKSILTSAGLATLPNLLSAEHLSARSKRIGANDQINFGLIGCKGMGWSNMHSHLRIPEVNCVALADVDQSVLDQRTEDVYKLRGKRPKQYKDYRLMLEDPDIDAVIIGTPDHWHCLNLIDSLSAGKHAYTEKPLANSIEECNLMVKAVDRYGKLVQVGQWQRSGSQYAQAIDMVKSGKLGNIRLVKTWAYQGWMNPVPQLPNSQPPAGVDYKMWLGPAPDRPFNANRFHFNFRWFWDYAGGLMTDWGVHEIDIALYAMGVSAPKSVMASGGKLAYPDDASETPDTLQTVYEYDGFNMLWEHATGIDGGNYGTTEGIAFIGNNGTLVVNRGGWKIIAETENVDGKKKEKIEALELIKPEWPAQRMHSKNFVEAIKANDPTLLNCGIKTGSVAAINAHMGNIAYKLGEKIYWDAEKGQFTSPKANKLIKANYNNGWKLPKV, translated from the coding sequence ATGAACTCCAGAAGAAAATTTATTCATAAATCAATCCTTACTTCTGCAGGCTTGGCCACTTTACCCAACCTATTATCTGCAGAACATTTAAGCGCTCGGTCTAAACGTATTGGCGCCAATGATCAAATTAATTTCGGTTTAATTGGATGCAAAGGCATGGGTTGGTCAAATATGCACAGTCATTTGAGGATTCCTGAAGTCAACTGCGTTGCATTGGCAGATGTGGACCAAAGTGTATTGGACCAACGCACCGAAGATGTTTACAAACTACGAGGAAAAAGGCCTAAGCAATACAAGGATTACAGGCTGATGCTTGAGGATCCGGATATTGATGCAGTAATTATTGGCACACCTGATCATTGGCATTGCCTGAATTTGATCGACAGCCTTTCAGCAGGGAAACATGCCTATACAGAAAAGCCTCTAGCCAACTCTATAGAAGAATGTAACCTTATGGTCAAGGCGGTAGATAGGTATGGGAAATTGGTACAGGTGGGACAATGGCAACGGAGTGGCTCTCAATATGCACAAGCCATCGATATGGTTAAATCCGGGAAATTGGGGAACATTAGGTTAGTCAAAACCTGGGCCTATCAAGGCTGGATGAATCCCGTTCCACAATTGCCAAATAGCCAGCCTCCTGCAGGTGTGGATTACAAAATGTGGCTTGGTCCCGCTCCTGATCGACCTTTCAATGCCAATAGATTCCATTTTAACTTCCGTTGGTTTTGGGATTATGCAGGAGGATTGATGACAGATTGGGGAGTGCATGAAATTGATATTGCCCTTTATGCCATGGGGGTAAGCGCACCAAAATCTGTTATGGCTTCAGGTGGCAAGTTGGCTTATCCAGATGACGCTTCAGAAACTCCGGATACTCTCCAAACTGTCTATGAATACGATGGATTCAATATGTTATGGGAGCATGCAACCGGGATAGATGGAGGGAATTACGGAACCACTGAGGGTATCGCGTTTATTGGTAACAATGGTACGTTGGTGGTCAATAGAGGGGGCTGGAAGATCATTGCAGAAACCGAGAATGTAGATGGGAAGAAAAAGGAGAAAATTGAAGCCTTAGAACTTATCAAACCGGAGTGGCCTGCCCAAAGGATGCATAGCAAAAACTTTGTGGAAGCCATAAAAGCCAACGACCCAACTTTACTTAATTGTGGTATTAAAACCGGCTCTGTCGCAGCAATCAATGCCCATATGGGAAATATAGCCTATAAATTAGGAGAGAAAATCTATTGGGACGCAGAAAAAGGCCAGTTTACAAGCCCAAAGGCAAATAAGTTAATCAAAGCCAACTACAACAATGGTTGGAAATTACCTAAAGTCTAA
- a CDS encoding 3-keto-disaccharide hydrolase — protein MKSKLFSLFLVLGVTVAFSVSAQEKDIKLPPQATEFYEPVVQPVKPGNENHLPPADAIVLFNGSSLDAWVSEKDGSFPKWEVKDGVFTVVAKTGGIKTKETFGDVQVHLEWRSPSEVKGDGQGRGNSGFFLMGKYELQILDSYDNKTYSNGQAASIYKQHPPLVNATRPPGEWNTYDVIFTAPRFDAKGMLISPARITVLHNGILVQNNVTLHGPTQYIGIPHYVEHEEELPFHIQDHGNPVSFRNIWARKLD, from the coding sequence ATGAAATCTAAATTATTTTCTTTGTTTTTAGTCTTGGGCGTTACTGTTGCTTTTTCTGTTTCAGCCCAAGAAAAAGATATTAAATTGCCACCTCAAGCTACTGAGTTTTACGAGCCGGTTGTACAGCCGGTGAAGCCAGGGAATGAAAACCACTTGCCACCGGCGGATGCTATTGTACTGTTTAATGGCAGTAGTTTGGATGCTTGGGTAAGTGAGAAAGATGGGAGTTTTCCCAAATGGGAAGTTAAAGACGGTGTTTTCACGGTTGTGGCTAAAACCGGAGGCATTAAAACGAAAGAAACTTTTGGTGATGTGCAAGTTCACCTTGAATGGCGTTCACCAAGCGAAGTAAAAGGAGATGGTCAGGGACGTGGTAATTCAGGATTTTTCTTAATGGGAAAATATGAATTGCAAATTCTCGACTCCTATGATAACAAAACCTATTCTAATGGGCAAGCAGCAAGTATTTACAAGCAACACCCACCATTGGTAAATGCAACACGTCCTCCAGGTGAATGGAACACGTATGATGTAATTTTTACCGCTCCGAGGTTTGATGCTAAAGGTATGTTAATTTCTCCCGCTAGGATTACTGTTTTACACAACGGAATTCTTGTACAAAACAATGTAACACTTCATGGGCCTACGCAATATATAGGTATTCCACATTATGTGGAACATGAGGAAGAGCTGCCTTTTCATATCCAGGACCATGGCAACCCCGTTAGTTTTAGAAATATATGGGCAAGAAAGTTAGATTGA
- a CDS encoding aspartate aminotransferase family protein, with amino-acid sequence MNNRQLFLSHLAQTTDFPLLIEIEKAEGVYMFGPNGEKYMDLISGIGVSNIGHRHPKVLEAIHKQLDKYLHLMVYGEYVQQPQSLLAEAIVKTLPDSLDNVYLVNSGSEAIEGAIKLAKRFNNRREIISCNDAYHGSSHGALSVGGNELFKRAYRPLLPGVRNIQYGDQEQLNHISTETSAIILETIQGEAGIRVADKLYFKALREKCNQTGTLLILDEVQAGFGRTGKFWAFEHFGIVPDILVCAKGMGGGMPIGAFIASKKIMEVFKENPLLGHITTFGGHPVSAAASLATIQVILKENLIETVEEKANLFRTLLKHPKIKEIRNKGLMMAVAFESFEILKPIIDRCIEDGVITDWFLYCDNAMRIAPPLTITNEEIHIACESILKAIEEV; translated from the coding sequence ATGAACAACCGACAGTTATTTTTATCACATTTGGCCCAAACAACTGATTTCCCTCTCTTGATAGAAATTGAGAAGGCAGAAGGTGTCTATATGTTTGGTCCTAATGGTGAAAAATACATGGACTTAATTTCTGGCATTGGTGTAAGCAATATCGGTCATCGCCACCCCAAAGTATTGGAAGCCATTCATAAACAATTGGACAAATACTTACACCTAATGGTTTATGGAGAATATGTACAACAACCTCAATCGCTTCTAGCTGAAGCCATTGTTAAAACATTACCGGACAGTCTTGACAATGTCTACTTGGTAAATAGTGGAAGCGAGGCCATTGAAGGTGCCATAAAACTGGCCAAAAGATTCAATAACCGAAGAGAAATAATTTCCTGCAATGATGCCTATCACGGTTCTTCTCATGGAGCATTGTCCGTGGGGGGGAATGAGTTATTTAAAAGAGCCTATAGGCCTCTATTACCGGGTGTGAGAAACATCCAATACGGCGACCAAGAACAACTCAATCACATAAGCACAGAAACATCGGCAATAATCCTAGAAACCATTCAAGGTGAAGCAGGGATAAGGGTCGCTGACAAGTTGTATTTTAAGGCCCTTCGAGAAAAATGTAACCAAACCGGTACCCTTTTAATCTTGGATGAAGTACAGGCAGGATTCGGCAGGACTGGGAAATTCTGGGCTTTTGAACATTTCGGTATCGTTCCGGATATACTGGTTTGTGCCAAAGGCATGGGGGGAGGAATGCCTATAGGAGCCTTTATCGCTTCCAAAAAAATCATGGAAGTATTCAAAGAAAACCCACTTTTAGGCCATATCACAACATTTGGTGGTCATCCGGTAAGTGCAGCAGCTTCCCTAGCCACCATTCAAGTGATTTTAAAAGAAAACTTAATTGAAACAGTTGAAGAAAAAGCCAATTTATTTAGAACCTTACTAAAACATCCTAAAATAAAGGAGATAAGAAACAAAGGCTTAATGATGGCCGTAGCTTTTGAATCATTTGAAATATTAAAACCGATTATTGACCGTTGCATTGAAGATGGAGTGATCACCGATTGGTTTTTATACTGCGACAATGCCATGAGAATAGCCCCTCCTTTGACCATAACAAATGAAGAAATTCACATCGCTTGTGAAAGTATTCTAAAAGCCATTGAGGAAGTTTAA
- a CDS encoding 5' nucleotidase, NT5C type yields the protein MKTIAIDMDGVLADVYAQFIEMHFAETGERLSQKDMIGLTEGEAFPHLLKHVNSKGFFETAPLITGARKVVEEIAKVYKVFIVSAATEFPLSLGEKHLWLSKHFPFITWQQMVFCGSKEIINTDIMIDDHFKNLDYFKGKTYLFTQPHNENANPKNHERVNSWEELKEILL from the coding sequence ATGAAAACTATTGCCATAGACATGGACGGGGTTTTGGCAGATGTCTATGCTCAATTTATAGAGATGCATTTTGCAGAAACCGGCGAGCGTCTTAGCCAAAAGGATATGATTGGTTTAACAGAGGGTGAGGCATTTCCGCACCTATTAAAACACGTAAACTCCAAAGGTTTTTTTGAGACAGCACCACTAATTACAGGGGCTAGGAAGGTGGTAGAAGAAATAGCTAAGGTTTACAAGGTCTTTATTGTTTCTGCTGCTACTGAATTCCCATTAAGTCTTGGTGAAAAACACTTGTGGTTAAGTAAACACTTTCCTTTTATTACCTGGCAACAAATGGTATTTTGTGGTTCAAAGGAAATCATCAATACTGACATCATGATAGATGATCACTTTAAGAACCTTGACTATTTCAAAGGGAAGACTTATTTATTTACCCAACCGCACAATGAAAATGCAAATCCAAAGAATCATGAAAGAGTCAATAGCTGGGAAGAACTGAAGGAGATTTTATTGTAA